One Dietzia sp. JS16-p6b genomic window carries:
- a CDS encoding acyclic terpene utilization AtuA family protein, which yields MNRGSGRTGRGPGRTIRLGAGAGFAGDRIDPAAELARSAALDYLVFEVLGERTIAAANAQRISGAGHGYDPLLRRRVEATLPDCRRNGTTIITNGGAADPVAAGALAVEIAREHGLTGTRVGVISGDDVLDAVRRIDPVLWETGRPLSAESDEVVSANAYLGAAPVAEALAGGADVVIAGRLADPALYLGAIAHEHGWDLAGDPTLLGQGTVVGHLLECAGQLTGGYFADPVTKPVPGLDRLGFPFADVAADGQAVLSKLPGSGGLIDTRTVTEQLLYEVGDPSAYVTPDVVADFSGVTLDQVGPDRVQVTGGDGTARPDELKVTLGFRGGWLGEGQISYAGPRALDRAELAADIVRRRLVDVHGLDEQTVLVELIGAGAAFRGLAEAGDPVEVRLRVAARVPDRAAAEAVGWEVESLYTNGPAAGGGARKHVQEVLAIRSCTLPRALVHTHVSIEEA from the coding sequence ATGAACCGCGGTTCGGGCCGCACGGGCCGAGGCCCGGGCCGCACGATCCGGCTGGGCGCGGGCGCGGGGTTCGCGGGCGACCGCATCGACCCGGCCGCCGAGCTCGCCCGCTCCGCCGCGCTCGACTACCTGGTCTTCGAGGTCCTCGGGGAGCGGACCATCGCCGCGGCCAACGCGCAGCGGATCTCCGGCGCGGGCCACGGATACGACCCGTTGCTCCGGCGCCGGGTGGAGGCCACGCTGCCGGACTGCCGCCGCAACGGCACGACCATCATCACCAACGGCGGCGCGGCCGACCCGGTCGCAGCGGGCGCGCTCGCCGTCGAGATCGCCCGGGAGCACGGGCTCACCGGGACGCGGGTGGGGGTGATCAGCGGCGACGACGTGCTCGACGCCGTGCGCCGCATCGACCCCGTCCTGTGGGAGACCGGCCGGCCGCTGTCGGCCGAGTCCGACGAGGTGGTCTCCGCCAACGCCTATCTGGGGGCCGCGCCGGTCGCCGAGGCGCTGGCCGGGGGCGCCGACGTGGTGATCGCCGGCCGCCTGGCCGATCCCGCGCTGTACCTGGGCGCGATCGCCCACGAGCACGGCTGGGACCTGGCCGGGGACCCCACTCTGCTCGGCCAGGGGACCGTGGTGGGGCACCTGCTGGAGTGCGCGGGCCAGCTGACGGGCGGGTACTTCGCCGACCCCGTCACCAAGCCCGTCCCGGGCCTGGATCGTCTGGGTTTCCCGTTCGCGGACGTGGCCGCCGACGGCCAGGCCGTGCTGTCCAAGCTGCCGGGCTCCGGGGGGCTCATCGACACCCGCACCGTGACCGAGCAGCTGCTGTACGAGGTGGGCGACCCCTCGGCCTACGTCACCCCCGACGTCGTCGCGGATTTCTCCGGCGTGACTCTCGACCAGGTCGGCCCCGACCGCGTGCAGGTCACCGGCGGCGACGGGACGGCGCGACCGGACGAGCTCAAGGTCACCCTGGGCTTCCGCGGTGGCTGGCTGGGGGAGGGGCAGATCAGCTACGCCGGGCCCCGCGCCCTGGACCGCGCCGAGCTGGCCGCGGACATCGTGCGCCGCCGCCTGGTCGACGTCCACGGGCTGGACGAGCAGACCGTACTGGTGGAACTGATCGGGGCCGGAGCCGCCTTCCGAGGGCTGGCCGAGGCCGGCGACCCGGTCGAGGTGCGGTTGCGGGTGGCGGCCCGCGTCCCGGACCGGGCTGCGGCCGAGGCGGTGGGCTGGGAGGTCGAGTCGCTGTACACCAACGGTCCGGCCGCGGGCGGCGGCGCCCGGAAGCACGTGCAGGAGGTGCTGGCCATCCGCTCCTGCACCCTGCCCCGCGCGCTGGTCCACACCCATGTCAGCATCGAGGAGGCCTGA
- a CDS encoding helix-turn-helix transcriptional regulator, which translates to MADAPFRPGLRRSEVCVTPEMTWWVRLADSVRAAGRGEAPLDEPVRMVRDGLGFDCATLVGPQRATTGQAHPVLVNLDYPGDAIRFISTTYAAECPAHRYITEQRVAGRFIDLPYDFRSSRTYREALKPNGFHEGLTLPLGVLRPGSPRPGFLALSSTHGRPLRDEALLGLTMLASEIASLTDPRATRPPAPADLVVWVGRGTLDVRVGDVAAGPFTARDLSRIGALHQRTGAALGFRHLDDSRGWWHVTTDAAGDGVLIRIQQAECGDHLTPRELDVVGLLSRGWTNDEIATALGISVRTTRTHVEAALMKLGVPNRTALGREALLRDLDSLDAIRCVAEASHRSLPA; encoded by the coding sequence ATGGCCGATGCCCCTTTCCGCCCCGGCCTGCGACGATCGGAGGTGTGCGTGACGCCGGAGATGACGTGGTGGGTCCGTCTCGCCGACAGCGTGCGCGCCGCCGGCCGGGGTGAGGCCCCCCTGGACGAGCCGGTGCGCATGGTCCGCGACGGGCTGGGGTTCGACTGCGCCACGCTCGTCGGGCCTCAGCGGGCCACCACCGGCCAGGCGCACCCCGTCCTGGTGAACCTCGACTACCCCGGCGACGCCATCCGGTTCATCTCCACCACCTACGCGGCGGAGTGTCCCGCGCACCGTTACATCACCGAGCAGCGCGTGGCCGGACGGTTCATCGACCTGCCGTACGACTTCCGCTCCTCGCGCACCTACCGGGAGGCGCTCAAGCCCAACGGCTTCCACGAGGGCCTCACGCTCCCCCTCGGCGTGCTCCGCCCCGGTTCACCCCGCCCGGGATTCCTGGCGCTGAGCTCCACCCACGGCCGGCCACTGCGTGACGAGGCCCTGCTCGGGCTGACAATGCTCGCCAGCGAGATCGCCTCCCTGACCGATCCCCGGGCGACTCGCCCTCCCGCCCCCGCGGACCTCGTGGTGTGGGTGGGCCGCGGCACGCTCGACGTGCGGGTGGGTGACGTGGCCGCCGGCCCCTTCACCGCCAGAGACCTCTCTCGGATCGGGGCTCTGCACCAGCGCACCGGGGCGGCGCTGGGCTTCCGGCACCTCGACGACTCACGGGGCTGGTGGCACGTCACCACCGACGCCGCCGGGGACGGGGTCCTGATCCGCATCCAGCAGGCCGAGTGCGGTGATCACCTCACCCCGCGGGAACTCGATGTGGTGGGTCTGCTGTCCCGCGGGTGGACCAACGACGAGATCGCCACTGCCCTGGGGATCTCCGTGCGGACCACCCGGACCCACGTGGAGGCCGCGCTGATGAAGCTCGGAGTGCCCAACCGGACCGCTCTCGGGCGGGAGGCGCTTCTCCGCGATCTCGACAGCCTCGACGCGATCCGCTGCGTGGCCGAGGCGAGTCACCGCTCGCTGCCCGCGTAG
- a CDS encoding amidase: MNVEEYSAQDATSLAAMVAAGEVTADELATLATDGIAAVNAHINAVASGPFDTPLDHASEGTFAGVPFVIKDLVCHAEGVPTRMGTRMLADGVVPPADTHLMERFRAAGLATVAVSTTPEFGYNANTEALVYGSTRNPWDTSRSAGGSSGGSGALVAAGAIPMAHANDGGGSIRIPAAVNGLVGLKPSRGRVPLGPDLDSTALSGKAIEFAVTRTVRDAAALLDEVAVSYPGDRFIIAPPERPWAREVGADPGRLRIALHTDSWAGTAVDPEVVAAVEQVARTLEGAGHHVERATPAFEWEEFLQATAKAWAAFLAESVMGVEAMSGTTAGPDNLEATTWACVQFGRGLTVLDMAAATATFTAVSREVGRFFGDHDILLTPTTNHPAMPLGYLDANADLDDLGWTRRIFDAFSFTPLFNTTGTPSISLPLGQSRDGLPIGVQLAGPMCSESMLLRVAAQLEAAMPWSARRPGVHVTTV, translated from the coding sequence GTGAACGTCGAGGAATACTCAGCACAGGACGCGACGTCGCTCGCCGCGATGGTCGCCGCCGGTGAGGTCACCGCGGACGAATTGGCGACGCTCGCCACCGACGGAATCGCCGCGGTCAACGCGCACATCAACGCCGTGGCGTCGGGGCCGTTCGACACGCCACTCGACCACGCCTCGGAAGGGACCTTCGCGGGGGTGCCGTTCGTGATCAAGGACCTGGTCTGCCATGCCGAGGGCGTGCCCACCCGCATGGGCACGAGGATGTTGGCCGACGGGGTGGTCCCGCCGGCGGACACGCATCTGATGGAGCGGTTCCGGGCTGCCGGCCTGGCGACGGTCGCGGTCTCCACCACGCCGGAGTTCGGCTACAACGCCAACACGGAGGCCCTGGTCTACGGCTCCACCCGGAACCCCTGGGACACCTCGCGGAGCGCGGGCGGCTCGAGCGGCGGGTCCGGGGCGCTGGTGGCTGCCGGGGCGATCCCGATGGCCCACGCCAACGACGGGGGCGGTTCCATCCGGATCCCGGCGGCGGTCAACGGGCTGGTGGGCCTCAAGCCGAGCCGGGGCCGGGTACCGCTCGGCCCGGATCTCGACAGCACCGCGTTGAGCGGCAAGGCCATCGAGTTCGCCGTCACCCGGACCGTCCGGGATGCCGCGGCCCTGCTCGACGAGGTCGCGGTGAGCTACCCGGGCGACCGGTTCATCATCGCCCCGCCGGAACGGCCGTGGGCCCGGGAGGTGGGCGCCGATCCGGGCCGGCTGCGCATTGCGCTGCACACGGACTCGTGGGCGGGCACGGCGGTCGACCCCGAGGTGGTGGCCGCGGTGGAGCAGGTCGCGAGGACGCTCGAGGGGGCCGGCCACCACGTGGAGCGGGCGACGCCCGCCTTCGAGTGGGAGGAGTTCCTGCAGGCCACGGCCAAGGCGTGGGCGGCCTTCCTGGCGGAATCGGTCATGGGGGTGGAGGCGATGAGTGGCACGACCGCGGGCCCGGACAACCTGGAGGCCACCACGTGGGCGTGCGTGCAATTCGGTCGGGGCCTGACCGTCCTGGACATGGCGGCGGCCACCGCGACGTTCACCGCGGTCTCGCGGGAGGTGGGCCGGTTCTTCGGTGACCACGACATCCTGCTCACCCCCACGACCAACCACCCCGCCATGCCGCTGGGCTACCTGGATGCGAACGCCGACCTGGACGACCTCGGGTGGACCCGCAGGATCTTCGACGCGTTCTCGTTCACCCCGCTGTTCAACACCACCGGGACGCCGTCGATCAGCCTGCCGCTGGGGCAGTCTCGGGATGGCCTGCCGATCGGCGTGCAGCTCGCCGGGCCGATGTGCTCGGAGTCGATGCTCCTCCGGGTGGCGGCGCAGCTCGAGGCCGCGATGCCCTGGTCCGCCCGCCGCCCCGGGGTCCACGTCACCACGGTCTGA
- a CDS encoding ATP-dependent DNA ligase: MASKGGKESVEVDGRTIRFTHPDKVLYEATGTTKADVLEYYLAVAPLLMTYAGQRPVTRKRWPDGTEDKSFFEKNLPSHTPDWVSRVAIEHSSRTVTYPVLDSPATLAWFAQQAALELHVPQWTLTDGEPGRTRRIVIDLDPGQDVDLDTTAKVALRVRDLLTEAGLASYAVTSGSKGIHLYARLDKAVTAKGASAVAKQIAQSLAKQTPDLVTATMKRSIRDGKVFVDWSQNSGAKTTVAPYSLRGRAEPWVAAPRSWEELGDGGLTHLHWDEMLKRLESEGDLLEGLEGPAKKGGGSKKNATKKSATKKSSASREKKSASSKKSSSSSSDDGDPERGSSDSSGADSGDSDSGSDDSGSDDSTRAAAEEGCDTGPTDADAVVTSLEEYRRKRDRRKTPEPFDGEVETDRSDDDGPIFVIQEHHARRLHYDLRLEHHGVLASWAVPKNLPTEPKDRRLAVNTEDHPLGYETFEGTIPKGEYGAGHMTIWDRGTYECEKWKPDEIIVWLHGEKVSGRYVLIRTNAEKNQWIVQYMKDQSPDSFYGGRDNPKSSYPSDNDRSGGSDTSRSRESGDSTTRRSEAGQNRDSDMADRPDSPPLPMIPTSGSVTSLPEDTWAFEGKWDGYRVTVATDGRQSRVMSRNGNSMDWLADGFPGLAQAIGKPAVLDGELVVPGPDGVPEFSALAKQAAAEGDDSSIGPVHLFVFDVLGLDGVDLRRERWERRREVLDLLTPALEEVERVHVPGVLDGPGDRALDEAEEFGWEGIVAKRRDSHYQSGRRAKTWLKEKLLTTTEAVVGGWRPGKGGRSGSLGSLLLGLPAHTGLTYIGRVGTGFSDRQGKALLEELEPLRRKTSPFLEDLPSDARRDAIWVLPKLVVEVRHQGFTEEGVLRQSSWRDIRRDKLPGDL; this comes from the coding sequence ATGGCGAGCAAGGGCGGCAAGGAGTCGGTCGAGGTCGACGGGCGGACGATCCGTTTCACCCACCCCGACAAGGTGCTCTACGAGGCCACCGGCACCACCAAAGCCGATGTGCTGGAGTACTACCTCGCGGTGGCGCCGCTCCTCATGACGTACGCCGGTCAGCGTCCCGTGACGCGCAAGCGCTGGCCCGACGGCACCGAGGACAAGTCCTTCTTCGAGAAGAACCTGCCCTCCCACACGCCCGACTGGGTCTCGCGGGTGGCGATCGAGCACTCCTCGCGCACCGTCACCTACCCGGTGCTCGACTCCCCCGCCACGCTGGCGTGGTTCGCCCAGCAGGCCGCGCTCGAGCTCCACGTGCCGCAGTGGACCCTGACCGACGGCGAGCCGGGGCGGACCAGGCGGATCGTCATCGACCTGGACCCCGGCCAGGACGTCGACCTGGACACGACGGCGAAGGTCGCCCTGCGCGTCCGGGATCTCCTCACCGAGGCGGGCCTGGCCTCCTACGCCGTGACCAGCGGATCCAAGGGCATCCACCTCTACGCCCGGCTGGACAAGGCCGTCACCGCCAAGGGCGCCTCCGCGGTGGCCAAGCAGATCGCCCAGTCGCTGGCCAAGCAGACCCCGGACCTGGTCACCGCCACCATGAAGCGCTCTATCCGCGACGGCAAGGTGTTCGTGGACTGGAGCCAAAACAGTGGCGCCAAGACGACCGTCGCGCCCTACTCCCTACGCGGGCGCGCCGAGCCGTGGGTTGCTGCCCCGCGCTCGTGGGAGGAACTCGGTGACGGCGGGCTCACGCACCTGCACTGGGACGAGATGCTCAAGCGACTGGAGTCCGAAGGCGACCTGCTCGAAGGCCTTGAGGGACCCGCGAAGAAGGGCGGCGGGTCGAAGAAGAATGCCACCAAGAAGTCCGCCACTAAGAAGTCCTCGGCATCGCGAGAGAAGAAGTCCGCGAGCAGCAAGAAGTCCTCGTCGTCCTCATCGGATGACGGGGACCCCGAGCGCGGCAGTTCCGATTCTTCCGGCGCCGATTCCGGCGACTCCGACTCCGGCAGCGACGACTCCGGCAGCGACGACTCCACCCGCGCCGCAGCCGAGGAAGGCTGCGACACCGGCCCCACCGACGCCGACGCCGTGGTGACCAGCCTCGAGGAGTACCGCCGCAAGCGCGACCGCCGCAAGACCCCGGAGCCGTTCGACGGCGAGGTCGAGACCGACCGCTCCGACGACGACGGCCCGATCTTCGTAATCCAGGAGCACCACGCCCGCCGCCTGCACTACGACCTGCGGCTCGAACATCACGGCGTGCTGGCGTCGTGGGCGGTGCCCAAGAACCTGCCTACCGAACCGAAGGACCGGCGGCTGGCCGTCAACACCGAGGACCACCCGCTCGGCTACGAGACGTTCGAGGGCACCATCCCCAAGGGCGAGTACGGCGCCGGCCACATGACTATCTGGGACCGCGGAACCTACGAGTGCGAGAAGTGGAAGCCCGACGAGATCATCGTGTGGCTGCACGGTGAGAAGGTCTCCGGCCGGTACGTGTTGATACGCACGAACGCCGAGAAGAACCAGTGGATCGTGCAGTATATGAAGGACCAGTCGCCGGACTCGTTCTACGGCGGACGCGACAACCCCAAGTCGTCGTACCCCTCGGATAACGACCGCTCCGGGGGGTCAGACACGTCGCGGTCCCGCGAGTCGGGCGACTCGACTACCCGCCGTTCGGAAGCTGGGCAGAACCGCGACTCGGACATGGCCGATCGCCCCGACTCTCCCCCTCTGCCGATGATCCCCACCTCGGGGTCGGTGACATCCTTGCCCGAGGACACGTGGGCCTTCGAGGGCAAGTGGGACGGCTACCGGGTGACCGTGGCGACCGATGGCCGACAGAGCAGGGTGATGAGCCGCAACGGCAACTCGATGGACTGGCTGGCCGACGGCTTCCCCGGGCTGGCGCAGGCGATCGGGAAGCCCGCGGTGCTCGACGGCGAGCTGGTCGTGCCCGGCCCGGACGGCGTGCCCGAGTTCTCCGCACTGGCCAAACAGGCCGCCGCGGAAGGAGACGACTCGTCGATCGGCCCGGTGCACTTGTTCGTCTTTGACGTCCTGGGACTCGACGGCGTGGACCTCCGCCGAGAACGGTGGGAGCGGCGTCGCGAGGTGTTAGACCTGTTGACGCCGGCACTCGAGGAGGTCGAGCGGGTCCACGTGCCGGGCGTGCTCGACGGACCCGGCGACCGCGCACTGGACGAGGCCGAGGAATTCGGCTGGGAGGGCATCGTGGCCAAACGCCGGGACTCGCACTACCAGTCGGGAAGGCGGGCCAAGACCTGGCTCAAGGAGAAGCTGCTCACCACCACCGAGGCCGTGGTGGGCGGCTGGCGGCCGGGCAAGGGCGGGCGCTCCGGCTCGCTCGGCTCACTGCTGCTCGGGCTGCCCGCGCACACGGGGCTGACCTACATCGGCCGCGTGGGCACCGGCTTCTCCGACCGGCAGGGCAAGGCGCTGCTCGAGGAGCTCGAACCGCTGCGCCGCAAGACCAGCCCGTTCCTCGAGGACCTGCCGTCCGACGCCCGCCGCGACGCCATCTGGGTGCTGCCCAAGCTCGTGGTGGAGGTCCGCCACCAGGGCTTCACCGAGGAGGGGGTGCTGCGGCAGTCCTCATGGCGGGACATCCGCCGAGACAAGCTGCCCGGGGATCTCTAG
- a CDS encoding CitMHS family transporter, translating into MLAWAGFLTIGVILALLLSNRVAAVVALAGVPIVFALIAGFGPAEIGEFVADGLGGVVGVTVMFVFAITYFGVMRDAGLFDPLIRCIVRWAGNAPVTICVATTALAMAAHLDGAGATTFLITIPAMIPLFDRLGMSRLTLSVCVGLGAGTMNLLPWGGPTARAAATAGVPANDLWVPLIPAQLAGMVVALAIAWFLGAREARRIGALQFEPATTAPAAATTTTTTTTTTTPAGPPTTGDTPPADEPAPEDQAEPAGVDELTEEERALRRPRLMWFNAALTIAVLAALIVGVAPPELIFLVGVVVALVVNYPGLKSQTARIEAHATGAMLMATTLLAAGSFLGILEGSGMITAMADAATSVIPSSAAPGLPVIIGILGVPLSLLFGPDAFYFGVLPVLNALGEQYGVSSIEMTQAALLGQETVGFPISPLTGSFYLLVGLAGVDIGKHIKALFGWAWLVSIVMVVVALLTGVIAFGATA; encoded by the coding sequence GTGCTCGCATGGGCAGGTTTTCTCACCATCGGGGTGATTCTGGCTCTGCTGCTCTCCAACCGCGTGGCGGCGGTGGTGGCGCTGGCGGGGGTGCCGATCGTCTTTGCCCTGATCGCCGGGTTCGGACCGGCGGAGATCGGCGAGTTCGTCGCCGACGGGCTGGGCGGCGTGGTCGGGGTGACGGTGATGTTCGTCTTCGCCATCACCTACTTCGGGGTGATGCGCGACGCCGGGCTCTTCGACCCGCTGATCCGGTGCATCGTCCGCTGGGCGGGCAACGCCCCGGTCACCATCTGCGTGGCCACCACCGCGCTGGCGATGGCCGCCCACCTCGACGGCGCCGGGGCCACCACGTTCCTCATCACCATCCCGGCCATGATCCCGCTCTTCGACCGCCTGGGCATGAGCCGGCTGACGCTGAGCGTGTGCGTGGGCCTGGGCGCCGGGACCATGAACCTGCTCCCCTGGGGCGGGCCCACCGCGCGGGCCGCGGCGACCGCCGGCGTCCCCGCCAACGACCTGTGGGTGCCGCTCATCCCCGCCCAGCTCGCCGGCATGGTGGTCGCCCTGGCCATCGCCTGGTTCCTCGGCGCCCGGGAGGCCCGGCGGATCGGGGCCCTGCAGTTCGAGCCGGCCACGACCGCGCCGGCCGCGGCGACCACCACCACAACCACGACGACGACGACAACGCCCGCCGGCCCCCCGACCACGGGCGACACCCCGCCCGCCGATGAGCCGGCCCCGGAGGACCAGGCCGAGCCCGCCGGCGTCGACGAGCTCACCGAGGAGGAGCGCGCGCTGCGCCGCCCCCGCCTGATGTGGTTCAACGCGGCGCTGACGATCGCGGTGCTGGCCGCGCTCATCGTGGGCGTGGCCCCGCCGGAGCTGATCTTCCTCGTCGGCGTCGTGGTGGCGCTGGTCGTCAACTACCCGGGACTCAAGAGCCAGACCGCCCGCATCGAGGCCCACGCCACCGGCGCGATGCTCATGGCGACCACCCTGCTCGCCGCGGGATCGTTCCTCGGGATCCTCGAGGGGTCGGGGATGATCACGGCCATGGCCGACGCGGCGACGTCCGTGATCCCCTCCTCCGCCGCGCCGGGCCTGCCGGTGATCATCGGCATCCTCGGCGTCCCGCTGAGCCTGCTGTTCGGGCCGGACGCGTTCTACTTCGGGGTCCTTCCCGTCCTCAACGCCCTCGGGGAGCAGTACGGGGTGTCCTCCATCGAGATGACGCAGGCCGCGCTGCTCGGCCAGGAGACGGTCGGCTTCCCGATCAGCCCCCTCACCGGCTCCTTCTACCTGCTCGTGGGCCTGGCAGGCGTGGACATCGGCAAGCACATCAAGGCGCTGTTCGGCTGGGCGTGGCTGGTGAGCATCGTCATGGTCGTCGTGGCGCTGCTGACCGGCGTCATCGCCTTCGGGGCGACCGCATGA
- a CDS encoding Ku protein, giving the protein MRSIWKGEVSFGLVNVPVKVYSATEDHDLRARQVDKKDGVRIRYKRVRDDNGEEVEYSDIAKAYESDDGETVILTKDELASLPVEQNHEIEVTEFVPADQVDPVAFDNAYFLEPASRSNRAYVLMREALESTDRLAICTFTLRNRTRLCALRVYKDVLMLQTLLWPDEIRPAILEGLDKEAKVRPQEVKMAASLIETMAADFEPEKYEDDYQNQLKELIEAKAAGGEAFTVEEREEASDDDGDDEVADLLAALRASVKDRGGEADDESDDDEDSGSGKKSSAKKSNSSSAKKTATKKAPAKKAAAKKSTAKKEPAKKSTSKSSSARKSTAKKAPAKKSA; this is encoded by the coding sequence ATGCGATCCATCTGGAAGGGCGAGGTCTCCTTTGGTCTGGTGAACGTGCCGGTCAAGGTGTATTCGGCGACCGAGGACCACGATCTGCGCGCGCGGCAGGTGGACAAGAAGGACGGGGTGCGGATCCGCTACAAGCGGGTGCGGGACGACAACGGCGAGGAGGTCGAGTACTCCGACATCGCCAAGGCGTACGAGTCCGACGACGGCGAGACGGTGATCCTCACCAAAGATGAGTTGGCGTCGCTGCCGGTGGAACAGAACCACGAGATCGAGGTGACGGAGTTCGTCCCGGCCGATCAGGTGGATCCGGTGGCCTTTGACAACGCCTACTTCCTGGAGCCGGCGTCACGCTCCAACCGGGCGTATGTGTTGATGCGAGAGGCGCTGGAGTCCACGGACCGGTTGGCGATCTGCACGTTCACGCTGCGCAACCGCACCCGGTTGTGTGCGCTGCGGGTGTACAAGGACGTGCTGATGCTCCAGACGCTGCTGTGGCCGGATGAGATCCGCCCGGCGATCCTGGAGGGCCTGGACAAAGAGGCCAAGGTCCGGCCGCAGGAGGTCAAGATGGCGGCCTCGCTGATCGAGACCATGGCCGCGGATTTCGAGCCCGAGAAGTACGAGGACGACTACCAGAATCAGCTCAAGGAGCTCATCGAGGCCAAGGCCGCCGGCGGGGAGGCGTTCACCGTGGAGGAGCGCGAGGAGGCTAGCGACGACGACGGCGACGACGAGGTTGCCGACCTGCTCGCCGCCCTGCGCGCGAGCGTGAAGGATCGCGGGGGCGAGGCGGACGACGAGTCCGACGACGACGAGGATTCCGGCTCGGGGAAGAAGTCGTCCGCAAAGAAGAGCAACTCGAGCTCGGCCAAGAAGACGGCAACCAAGAAGGCTCCCGCCAAGAAGGCAGCGGCTAAGAAGTCGACTGCCAAGAAGGAGCCCGCTAAGAAGTCGACCTCAAAGAGTTCCTCGGCCAGGAAGAGCACTGCGAAGAAGGCGCCGGCCAAGAAGAGCGCGTAG
- a CDS encoding sulfite exporter TauE/SafE family protein, translated as MPVDVAPLLLIVAAAAVILGTVLQRVSGMGVGLVVAPTLALLLGPVAGVLLTNLTTTVSAVLIGITLRRDIDWQRYIRLAPLIVVGSVPGALLVGAADRSSLEVIIGAALIGTLLMTALVRIPPVSGAVPAAMAGTAGGFLNTAVGVAAPAMLVYAQATNWQQRSFAATLQPIFFTMGLTSVITKVGLGAAPISGLPPLPVIGLVVAMVPIGLLIGGLVARRVTSEAGRKVAVVVVTAGALMLLARGVGGMAGVF; from the coding sequence ATGCCCGTCGACGTCGCTCCGCTCCTGCTGATCGTCGCGGCGGCGGCCGTCATCCTGGGCACGGTCCTGCAGCGGGTCAGCGGGATGGGCGTCGGGCTGGTGGTGGCGCCCACCCTCGCGCTGCTCCTCGGGCCCGTCGCCGGGGTGCTGCTGACCAACCTCACCACCACCGTCTCCGCCGTGCTCATCGGCATCACGCTGCGCCGAGACATCGACTGGCAGCGGTACATCCGCCTCGCGCCCCTGATCGTCGTGGGGTCCGTCCCCGGCGCGCTCCTGGTGGGCGCCGCCGACCGCAGCTCGCTCGAGGTGATCATCGGGGCCGCCCTGATAGGCACGCTGCTGATGACAGCCCTTGTCCGCATCCCGCCGGTGAGCGGCGCCGTCCCGGCCGCGATGGCCGGCACCGCCGGGGGATTCCTCAACACCGCCGTGGGCGTGGCCGCGCCCGCGATGCTCGTCTACGCGCAGGCGACCAACTGGCAGCAGCGCTCCTTTGCCGCGACCCTGCAGCCGATCTTCTTCACCATGGGTTTGACCTCGGTCATCACCAAGGTGGGCCTGGGCGCCGCGCCGATCTCCGGACTGCCGCCGCTGCCGGTGATCGGGCTCGTGGTGGCCATGGTGCCGATCGGCCTGCTCATCGGCGGACTCGTCGCGCGGCGGGTCACCTCGGAGGCCGGTCGCAAGGTCGCCGTGGTGGTGGTGACCGCCGGCGCCCTGATGCTGCTCGCGCGCGGGGTCGGGGGCATGGCCGGGGTCTTCTAG
- a CDS encoding LysR family transcriptional regulator, which translates to MSMNLGVHHLRAIVAVAHHRSFTLAAAELGVAQSSLSRTVLEAERRLRTPLFQRSTRRVLLTSDGEAVVTVAQGVIEHVDTGLAHIEGYLAGTRGSITIATLPSLAATLLPPMIRVYQRLHPDVAVHVEDNLSDQVTEHLRSGRADLALTTHPGDGRSGGDSGGGAGDDSAGGSGGGSEYVARPIATDSFFLAVHPDHRLAGAETVEWSDLQSEPLIAFGPASSVHKAVSAALDDAAVSPATIVRAQNVAAVAGLAASGLGVAPVPGFVLPLMRFAGLTFVPLVPERSRTITLVRHRDRPLSPAVSAWMDVVDRHLGSGPEGLPGVRWVRPGAGPGGGVAG; encoded by the coding sequence ATGAGCATGAATCTGGGCGTGCATCACCTCCGGGCCATCGTCGCCGTCGCCCATCACCGCAGCTTCACGCTCGCCGCCGCCGAACTAGGGGTCGCGCAGTCCTCGCTCAGCCGCACCGTGCTGGAGGCCGAGCGTCGGCTGCGCACCCCGCTGTTCCAGCGCAGCACCCGCCGCGTCCTGCTGACCAGTGACGGGGAGGCCGTGGTGACCGTGGCGCAGGGTGTGATCGAGCACGTCGACACCGGGCTGGCCCACATCGAGGGCTACCTCGCCGGCACCAGGGGGAGCATCACCATCGCCACGCTGCCGTCCCTGGCCGCGACCCTGCTGCCGCCGATGATCCGCGTCTACCAGCGGCTCCACCCCGACGTGGCGGTGCACGTGGAGGACAACCTCAGCGACCAGGTGACCGAGCACCTGCGCAGCGGGCGGGCCGACCTCGCGCTGACCACGCATCCGGGGGACGGCCGCTCCGGAGGCGACTCGGGCGGCGGCGCGGGCGACGACTCGGCCGGCGGCTCGGGCGGCGGCTCGGAGTACGTGGCGCGGCCCATCGCCACGGACAGCTTCTTCCTGGCCGTGCACCCCGATCACCGGCTCGCCGGTGCCGAGACCGTGGAGTGGAGCGATCTGCAGTCCGAGCCGCTGATCGCCTTCGGCCCGGCCTCCAGCGTGCACAAGGCGGTGTCCGCCGCCCTGGACGACGCCGCCGTCTCCCCCGCCACGATCGTGCGCGCCCAGAACGTGGCCGCCGTCGCCGGCCTGGCCGCCTCGGGCCTGGGCGTGGCGCCCGTCCCGGGCTTCGTGTTGCCGCTCATGCGCTTCGCCGGCCTGACCTTTGTGCCCCTCGTACCGGAGCGCTCCCGCACCATCACCCTGGTCCGCCACCGGGACCGCCCGCTCTCCCCCGCCGTCAGCGCATGGATGGACGTGGTGGACCGGCATCTGGGCTCCGGTCCGGAGGGGCTGCCCGGCGTGCGCTGGGTGCGGCCCGGAGCCGGGCCGGGGGGTGGGGTCGCCGGGTAG